The Chitinophagales bacterium genome has a window encoding:
- a CDS encoding trigger factor — protein MATVTRETIGKLHDKVIVKLTKEDYTPSFEKSLKQYAKNINVPGFRKGMVPSGMVRKMYGQSIFTDEVLRAAGTQVEEYLKNEKLQIFAQPMAMREGTPQTLDMNNPSDVDFTFEIGLKPEFELDALNGKKELTRYKVLVSDKLLDDEIVRLQRRFGKAEPQETVTNKEDIIYSTFEQCDADGNLVEGAAKIEDTELMDKLPVKIQELIMGKKAEDTVVIQPKAVCTEEELPVFMKDSLKLGVEAAENYYKMTLTKVSLLIPHEVNEELYAQVFQNAEVKDEASFRELLAKELGKEYDRMSRERLQSEMYELLVHSTNIDLPVDFLKRWLQEGSEKTKTAEEVEQEYPGFDHQLRWTLISDKLILENDIKVSREEVMDDIKARVLAYFGMGPEAAEDTPWMDEYMAKVMKDEKTMDETYRRLLFDKLFTFLETKFKLVDKEIDEDSFFKLQSAHDEHHHH, from the coding sequence ATGGCAACGGTAACACGTGAAACGATTGGCAAACTGCATGACAAAGTGATCGTTAAGCTGACAAAAGAGGACTACACGCCTTCTTTTGAAAAGTCTTTGAAGCAATACGCTAAGAATATTAATGTACCGGGTTTCCGTAAGGGCATGGTACCTTCTGGTATGGTGCGTAAAATGTATGGCCAGTCTATATTTACAGATGAGGTACTGCGTGCTGCAGGTACACAGGTAGAAGAATACCTGAAGAATGAAAAACTGCAGATATTCGCTCAACCTATGGCTATGAGGGAAGGTACACCGCAAACGCTGGATATGAACAACCCCAGCGATGTGGACTTTACTTTCGAGATAGGCCTGAAGCCGGAGTTTGAACTGGATGCGCTGAATGGTAAAAAAGAACTGACACGCTACAAAGTGCTGGTTTCTGACAAGCTGCTGGACGACGAGATAGTACGTCTGCAACGCCGTTTTGGTAAAGCTGAACCACAGGAAACTGTTACCAATAAAGAAGATATCATCTACAGCACTTTTGAGCAGTGTGATGCAGATGGTAACCTGGTAGAAGGTGCGGCTAAAATAGAAGATACAGAACTTATGGATAAGCTGCCTGTAAAGATACAGGAGCTAATCATGGGTAAGAAAGCAGAAGACACAGTTGTGATACAGCCTAAAGCTGTTTGTACAGAAGAAGAGCTGCCTGTATTCATGAAAGACAGCCTGAAGCTGGGTGTGGAAGCTGCGGAGAACTATTACAAAATGACCCTCACAAAAGTGAGCCTGCTGATACCGCACGAAGTAAATGAAGAGTTGTACGCACAGGTGTTTCAGAATGCTGAGGTGAAAGATGAAGCTTCTTTCCGTGAACTGCTGGCAAAAGAGTTGGGTAAAGAGTACGACCGCATGTCGCGCGAGCGCCTGCAAAGCGAAATGTACGAACTGCTGGTACACAGCACTAACATCGACCTGCCTGTAGATTTCCTGAAGCGTTGGTTGCAGGAGGGTAGCGAAAAGACCAAAACGGCTGAAGAGGTTGAGCAGGAATACCCGGGTTTTGACCACCAGCTGCGCTGGACACTGATATCTGATAAACTGATACTGGAAAATGATATCAAAGTGAGCCGCGAAGAGGTGATGGACGATATCAAAGCACGCGTACTGGCTTACTTCGGTATGGGCCCTGAAGCTGCTGAAGATACTCCATGGATGGACGAGTATATGGCTAAGGTGATGAAGGACGAGAAGACCATGGACGAAACTTACCGCCGCCTGTTGTTCGACAAACTATTCACTTTCCTGGAAACTAAGTTCAAATTAGTAGACAAAGAAATAGATGAGGACTCATTCTTCAAGCTGCAAAGCGCACACGATGAGCACCACCATCATTAA
- a CDS encoding aryl-sulfate sulfotransferase, translating to MLFAASASNSFFPVEHAVLHYRLIGFTVPAHHKVTHYRLEIFEPYNTDSDQGASRKLITKETHSNRIIATVPEFGHNYSWKITYLKKNRVLATTPEYHFSVAANPFSDTNTTRLRIIDSATWYYDLCMFFDNTRSLYNISGEALWYLPVIPGITDSSCGRIRDLKMTKDGTITFMTEKNVHEIDYNGNVLWSGPNDELLSRDTTEQYHHEITKLSNGHYMVIGNKLINEQHVQPAEGKQLPDPSHEHTDETYTPCGTVVEYNSQQQIVWTWNSCDYLHAGDPQTHFNAFYFDEDKNVFYTSYRNISLVVKAAYPSGEVLARYGAAVNGTPWGNGMFYSQHNCSINSNGDLCLFNNNFNMLSTDPKYNDNRVSSVIVFHEPATKTDSLKKLWEFSCDIDTFAPAITSGGGSMYELDSGDYLVCMGLSNRDFIVSNDKKILWNVLTETYSCEWKPLAGYRVCPVRKKDLRKLLFR from the coding sequence ATGCTATTTGCAGCATCGGCATCAAATTCATTTTTCCCTGTGGAGCATGCTGTCTTACATTATAGGTTGATAGGGTTCACGGTCCCTGCTCATCACAAAGTAACACATTACAGGCTCGAGATATTTGAACCTTACAATACGGACAGTGATCAAGGAGCATCAAGGAAACTAATAACAAAAGAGACGCATAGTAACAGGATAATAGCGACAGTGCCGGAGTTTGGTCATAATTATTCATGGAAAATAACATACCTGAAAAAGAACAGGGTACTGGCTACTACTCCTGAATATCATTTTTCAGTTGCAGCAAACCCCTTTTCTGATACTAATACGACACGCTTAAGAATTATTGATAGTGCAACATGGTACTATGACCTGTGCATGTTTTTCGATAACACAAGATCGTTGTATAATATTTCAGGCGAAGCCCTATGGTATCTGCCGGTAATACCGGGAATAACTGACAGTTCCTGTGGTCGTATCCGTGACTTGAAAATGACAAAAGATGGTACTATCACATTCATGACAGAAAAGAATGTTCATGAAATAGACTACAATGGAAATGTGTTATGGTCGGGGCCGAACGACGAGCTCTTAAGTAGAGATACCACTGAACAATATCACCACGAAATAACCAAGCTATCAAATGGGCACTATATGGTAATCGGGAATAAGCTCATCAATGAGCAGCACGTGCAACCAGCCGAAGGGAAACAACTACCTGATCCATCTCACGAACATACAGACGAAACATATACACCCTGCGGCACTGTAGTAGAGTATAATAGCCAACAGCAGATAGTATGGACATGGAACTCCTGCGATTATCTGCATGCCGGAGACCCGCAAACACACTTCAATGCATTCTATTTTGATGAAGATAAAAATGTGTTTTATACCAGCTACAGGAATATTAGCCTGGTGGTCAAAGCCGCATACCCTTCAGGCGAAGTACTGGCCCGCTATGGTGCAGCCGTAAACGGTACACCTTGGGGCAATGGCATGTTCTACTCCCAGCACAATTGTAGTATTAACAGCAATGGAGACCTCTGTCTTTTCAACAACAACTTTAATATGCTGAGCACAGACCCTAAATACAATGATAACCGGGTATCATCAGTCATTGTATTTCATGAGCCTGCTACAAAAACTGACTCACTCAAAAAGCTATGGGAGTTTTCTTGTGACATAGACACATTTGCGCCGGCTATCACTTCGGGCGGGGGAAGTATGTATGAGCTGGACAGTGGCGATTACCTGGTGTGTATGGGATTATCCAACAGGGATTTTATTGTATCAAATGACAAAAAGATACTCTGGAATGTTCTTACTGAAACGTACTCCTGCGAATGGAAACCTCTGGCAGGATATAGGGTTTGCCCTGTAAGAAAGAAAGACCTGCGTAAGCTACTGTTCCGCTAA
- the miaA gene encoding tRNA (adenosine(37)-N6)-dimethylallyltransferase MiaA encodes MNSKTNTVYIIAGPTAVGKTAIAIQLAQALGTSIISADSRQCYREMTIGTAKPSEEELAAVPHYFINSHSVTDHLSTADFEQLALQYLDEIFKTNNTAVVCGGTGLYIKSLCEGIDEMPDVDAAIEHQVNDQYKANGIEWLQKTVETEDPDFYKTGEIHNPVRLIRALSFIRSTGKSITEYRTGTKKERPFNIIKIALELPREILYDRINRRVDIMMEKGLLEEATALYPQRHLKNLQTVGYSEIFDYLDGKCTLDEAIDKIKQHSRNYAKRQLTWFRKDKEFHWLQADETDITSKILASI; translated from the coding sequence GTGAACTCCAAAACAAATACGGTTTATATTATTGCCGGCCCCACAGCGGTAGGCAAAACGGCTATTGCTATTCAATTGGCTCAGGCCTTAGGGACTTCTATCATCTCTGCCGACAGCCGACAGTGTTACCGGGAGATGACCATAGGTACAGCCAAACCCAGCGAGGAAGAACTGGCTGCTGTACCTCACTACTTCATCAACAGCCACTCCGTTACCGACCACCTCAGTACTGCCGACTTTGAACAGCTGGCACTCCAATACCTGGACGAAATATTTAAAACGAACAATACAGCAGTGGTATGCGGTGGAACCGGCCTGTACATAAAAAGCCTGTGCGAAGGCATAGACGAAATGCCTGATGTTGATGCTGCTATTGAGCATCAAGTAAACGACCAATACAAGGCAAATGGTATAGAGTGGCTGCAAAAGACCGTTGAAACGGAAGACCCTGACTTTTATAAAACAGGAGAGATACATAATCCTGTGAGGCTGATAAGAGCTTTGTCATTTATACGCAGTACAGGCAAGAGCATTACAGAATACAGAACAGGTACTAAAAAGGAACGTCCTTTCAATATTATCAAGATAGCACTGGAGCTGCCACGCGAAATACTGTACGACCGTATCAACCGCCGTGTAGATATTATGATGGAAAAAGGCCTGTTGGAAGAAGCAACGGCACTATACCCGCAACGGCATTTAAAGAACCTGCAGACCGTAGGCTACTCTGAAATATTCGATTACCTGGATGGCAAATGTACACTTGACGAAGCCATAGATAAAATAAAACAGCATAGCCGCAACTATGCCAAGCGTCAGCTTACCTGGTTCAGGAAAGATAAGGAGTTTCATTGGCTGCAAGCAGATGAGACAGATATCACATCTAAAATATTGGCAAGTATTTAA
- the rpmI gene encoding 50S ribosomal protein L35: MPKVKTHSRAKKTFKLTASGKIRRFKAFKSHLLTKKATKRKRHLRQSAYVHPANESLVKRMLGLKG; encoded by the coding sequence ATGCCGAAGGTTAAGACACATTCTCGCGCGAAGAAAACTTTTAAGTTAACAGCAAGCGGGAAAATACGCAGATTTAAGGCTTTTAAAAGCCACTTATTGACTAAAAAAGCAACAAAGCGCAAGCGTCACTTGCGTCAGTCAGCATATGTACATCCGGCTAATGAGAGCCTGGTAAAACGCATGCTGGGTCTTAAAGGTTAA
- the rplT gene encoding 50S ribosomal protein L20 encodes MPRSVNAVASRARRKKILKQAKGFYGKRKNVYTVAKNVLEKGLGYKYVGRKLKKREYRTLWIARINAAVREEGMSYSQFMGKLSAKGIDLNRKVLADLAMNEPETFKKLVAEVK; translated from the coding sequence ATGCCACGTTCAGTTAACGCAGTAGCGTCTCGTGCAAGAAGGAAAAAAATACTGAAGCAAGCCAAAGGCTTCTACGGTAAACGTAAAAACGTTTATACCGTTGCTAAAAACGTATTAGAAAAAGGGTTGGGCTACAAATATGTAGGCCGCAAACTGAAAAAACGCGAATACCGCACATTATGGATAGCACGTATCAACGCTGCAGTTCGTGAAGAAGGTATGAGCTATTCACAATTTATGGGCAAATTGAGTGCTAAAGGCATCGATCTGAACCGTAAAGTACTGGCTGATCTGGCTATGAATGAGCCGGAGACTTTCAAAAAGCTGGTTGCAGAAGTAAAATAG